Proteins from one Rhizobium bangladeshense genomic window:
- the otnK gene encoding 3-oxo-tetronate kinase, translating into MAISLGSIADDYTGASDLANTLTKNGLRTVQTVGIPDTSLALPDVDAIVISLKIRSVPASEAVTAATEAERWLRHRGVGHVLYKICSTFDSTDAGNIGPVTEALSDAAGGGSVLVTPAFPETGRTVYFGHLFVGHLPLNESPLKDHPLNPMHDANLVRVLARQSRRAVGLIDLAAVAAGPAAAKAKLNALRMTGVTMAIADAIFERDLETLGEIALEAPVSTGASGLGLGLARALVRSGRIAGSATTEDVIRPVGGLSAIIAGSCSKATLHQLDVAERSMPVLRLDPERLISGPDEIAAAISWAGDRISAGPVIVAASAAPETVSRLQSQYGREASGHAIETATSIIAAELVERGVRRLVVAGGETSGAAVDKLAIPAFLIGPEIAPGVPVLRSVGNRQGDMLLALKSGNFGGDDFFAAALAMMH; encoded by the coding sequence ATGGCTATTTCACTCGGGTCGATCGCTGACGACTATACGGGCGCGTCCGATCTCGCCAACACGCTGACGAAGAACGGCCTACGCACGGTCCAGACGGTCGGTATTCCCGATACCTCGCTGGCGCTGCCGGATGTCGATGCCATAGTTATTTCCCTAAAAATCCGCTCAGTCCCGGCCTCGGAGGCGGTGACGGCTGCCACCGAAGCTGAGCGATGGCTGCGCCATAGGGGCGTGGGCCACGTGCTTTACAAGATCTGCTCGACATTCGATTCCACCGATGCCGGTAATATCGGCCCGGTCACGGAGGCCCTGAGCGACGCTGCTGGCGGTGGCAGCGTCCTGGTTACACCAGCCTTCCCGGAAACCGGACGTACCGTCTATTTCGGCCATCTCTTCGTCGGCCACCTGCCATTGAACGAAAGTCCCCTCAAGGACCACCCCCTCAACCCGATGCACGACGCCAATCTCGTGCGGGTTCTCGCTCGGCAATCGCGCCGCGCCGTCGGACTAATCGATCTGGCAGCTGTCGCGGCCGGACCGGCCGCCGCCAAGGCAAAGCTCAATGCCCTGCGCATGACAGGCGTGACCATGGCTATCGCCGACGCGATTTTCGAAAGGGATCTGGAAACGCTTGGCGAAATAGCATTGGAGGCTCCGGTATCCACCGGTGCGTCAGGCCTCGGCCTCGGCCTTGCCCGCGCACTCGTTCGTTCCGGTCGCATAGCCGGCAGCGCCACGACTGAAGACGTCATTCGCCCTGTGGGCGGGCTTTCGGCGATCATTGCCGGAAGCTGTTCGAAGGCGACGCTACACCAGCTCGACGTCGCCGAACGGTCGATGCCTGTGCTGCGGCTTGATCCGGAGCGTTTGATATCAGGCCCGGATGAGATTGCCGCAGCGATTTCCTGGGCCGGAGACCGCATCTCCGCCGGCCCCGTGATAGTCGCTGCGAGCGCGGCGCCGGAAACCGTATCCCGGCTGCAATCGCAATATGGTCGGGAGGCCTCCGGCCACGCGATCGAGACCGCGACGTCGATCATCGCCGCCGAACTGGTTGAGAGGGGCGTGCGGCGCCTCGTCGTCGCAGGCGGCGAAACGTCCGGGGCCGCAGTTGACAAGCTCGCCATCCCGGCATTCCTGATCGGCCCAGAGATTGCCCCCGGCGTGCCGGTGCTGCGCTCGGTCGGCAATCGGCAGGGCGACATGCTTCTGGCGTTGAAATCAGGGAACTTCGGCGGCGACGACTTCTTCGCGGCAGCTCTCGCGATGATGCACTGA
- a CDS encoding GNAT family N-acetyltransferase, whose translation MQTRQIEIAPFSPDHLEAAVALSRQAGWPHRPEDWQMALALSEGMVAIEDDRVVGTVLVTPYKDDCATINMVIVDETMRGRGLGRSLMDAALRIAGDRPLRLVATTAGLPLYQKLGFHECGTVLQHQGFAGGIGAPTGTQTATVGDLNAIMALDRLAFGADREGLLSYLARVGEFAVIRRDGGVSGFACLRSFGRGEVIGPVVAADIEDARKLIEHHIAVRPGRFLRVDTTAETGLSPWLATQGLAHVGGGIAMRTSSAGDVAARTATTFALASQALG comes from the coding sequence ATGCAAACACGTCAGATCGAAATCGCCCCGTTCAGCCCCGACCATCTGGAAGCCGCCGTTGCGCTCTCCAGACAGGCGGGCTGGCCGCATCGGCCGGAGGACTGGCAGATGGCCCTGGCCTTGAGCGAAGGTATGGTCGCGATCGAGGACGACAGGGTCGTCGGCACCGTCCTCGTCACACCTTACAAAGACGATTGTGCGACCATCAACATGGTCATCGTCGACGAAACGATGCGCGGCCGCGGCCTCGGCCGCAGCCTGATGGATGCGGCTTTGCGGATCGCGGGCGACCGGCCGCTGCGGCTGGTCGCGACAACCGCAGGCCTGCCGCTCTACCAAAAGCTCGGCTTCCACGAATGCGGGACCGTGCTGCAGCACCAAGGCTTTGCCGGAGGCATCGGCGCGCCGACTGGCACGCAAACCGCCACCGTGGGTGATCTCAACGCCATCATGGCGCTCGACCGCCTTGCCTTCGGTGCCGACCGCGAAGGGCTGCTCTCCTATCTTGCAAGGGTCGGCGAATTCGCCGTTATTCGCCGCGACGGCGGCGTTTCGGGATTCGCATGCCTGCGTTCCTTCGGTCGCGGCGAGGTGATCGGACCGGTGGTCGCCGCGGACATCGAGGACGCCAGGAAACTCATCGAGCATCACATCGCCGTTCGGCCAGGAAGGTTCCTCAGGGTGGATACGACTGCCGAAACCGGACTGTCCCCATGGCTGGCCACACAGGGGCTCGCCCATGTCGGCGGTGGCATCGCTATGAGAACATCATCGGCCGGCGACGTCGCCGCCCGGACCGCCACCACCTTTGCCCTTGCCAGCCAGGCGCTCGGCTGA
- a CDS encoding Lrp/AsnC family transcriptional regulator yields MKLDRIDIKILYELQKNGRVTNVELAELVNLSPSPCLMRVKKLQSEGYIEGYSAQINVSKLGQTLTVFTEITLKNHRQIDFARFLAAIEKVDQVIECHLVSGGYDYLLKFVTAGIDEYQTIMERLTDLDVGIDKYFSFVVLKSPIIKAHMPLTTLFPH; encoded by the coding sequence ATGAAACTCGACCGGATCGACATAAAAATTCTCTACGAACTGCAGAAGAATGGCCGCGTCACGAATGTGGAACTCGCCGAGCTGGTCAATCTGTCGCCGAGCCCGTGTCTGATGCGGGTGAAGAAGCTGCAGTCGGAAGGTTATATCGAAGGCTATTCTGCTCAGATCAATGTCAGTAAACTCGGCCAGACACTGACCGTGTTCACCGAGATCACGTTGAAGAACCATCGGCAGATCGACTTCGCCCGCTTCCTGGCGGCGATCGAGAAGGTCGACCAAGTGATCGAATGCCATCTGGTTTCTGGCGGCTACGATTATCTGCTGAAATTTGTCACGGCCGGCATCGACGAGTATCAGACGATCATGGAGCGGCTGACCGACCTGGACGTCGGCATCGACAAATATTTCAGCTTCGTCGTCCTGAAATCGCCGATCATCAAAGCCCACATGCCGCTGACCACATTGTTCCCGCATTAG
- a CDS encoding aspartate aminotransferase family protein, whose product MYSNSLIELDRAHLIHPVASYRSHEKHGVRVLASAKGATVTDASGKQLIDGFAGLWCVNAGYGHESIVEAAARQMRELPYATAYFGLGSEPAIRLAGELADRAPGDLNHVYFTLGGSDAIDTTIRFIRYYWNARGRPERDQFISVEQGYHGSSTVGAGLTALPAFHAGFGLPFDWQHKIPSHYAYRNPVGDDPQAIIDASLAALKSKVETIGPERVAAFYAEPIQGSGGVLVPPKGWVKAMREFCREHDILFVADEVITGFGRTGPLFACSEEGIVPDLLTTAKGLTSGYVPMGAVLMSDHVYETIAEGAGAAAVGHGYTYSAHPVSAAVGLEVLKLYESGLLDNGVRAGARLMEGLEGLRDHPLVGDVRGRGMLAAVELVVDKVNKTPLPASAEPARRILDRAWENGLIIRAFGNGVLGYAPPLCCTETEIDAIVDRTRMTLDETLEDPDVRRALQAREYR is encoded by the coding sequence ATGTACAGCAACTCGCTCATCGAACTCGATCGCGCCCACCTCATTCATCCCGTCGCATCCTATCGCAGTCATGAAAAGCATGGCGTGCGCGTGCTGGCCTCGGCCAAGGGAGCAACGGTCACCGACGCCTCGGGCAAACAGCTCATCGACGGTTTCGCCGGTCTCTGGTGCGTCAATGCCGGTTATGGCCATGAGAGCATCGTCGAGGCGGCGGCCCGGCAAATGCGTGAGCTTCCCTACGCAACGGCCTATTTCGGCCTCGGCTCCGAGCCTGCGATCCGGCTCGCTGGGGAACTTGCCGATAGGGCGCCTGGTGATTTGAACCATGTCTACTTCACACTCGGGGGCTCCGACGCCATAGACACCACGATCCGGTTCATCCGCTACTACTGGAATGCCCGAGGACGACCGGAGCGCGATCAGTTCATCTCGGTCGAACAGGGCTATCACGGCTCCTCGACGGTGGGTGCCGGCTTGACCGCCTTGCCCGCCTTCCATGCCGGCTTCGGCCTGCCCTTCGACTGGCAGCATAAGATCCCGTCTCATTATGCTTACCGCAACCCGGTCGGCGACGATCCGCAGGCGATCATCGATGCATCGCTCGCGGCGCTGAAAAGCAAGGTCGAGACGATCGGGCCGGAGCGCGTCGCGGCCTTCTACGCCGAACCGATTCAGGGTTCGGGCGGCGTGCTCGTGCCGCCGAAAGGCTGGGTTAAGGCGATGCGCGAATTCTGCCGCGAGCACGATATCCTTTTCGTGGCGGATGAGGTGATCACCGGCTTTGGCCGCACCGGGCCGCTTTTTGCCTGCAGCGAGGAAGGGATTGTGCCGGATCTTTTGACGACAGCCAAGGGCCTCACCTCCGGCTACGTCCCCATGGGCGCCGTTCTGATGTCCGATCACGTCTATGAAACGATCGCCGAAGGCGCTGGTGCTGCCGCAGTCGGCCATGGTTACACCTATTCGGCCCATCCCGTCAGCGCCGCGGTCGGCCTCGAAGTCCTGAAGCTTTATGAAAGCGGCCTTCTGGACAATGGCGTCAGGGCGGGTGCGCGGCTGATGGAGGGTCTGGAGGGGCTGAGGGATCATCCGCTTGTCGGGGATGTCCGCGGCCGCGGCATGCTTGCCGCCGTCGAGCTTGTAGTCGACAAGGTGAACAAAACGCCGCTGCCGGCATCCGCCGAACCCGCCCGCCGGATCTTAGATCGTGCCTGGGAAAACGGCCTGATTATCCGCGCGTTCGGCAATGGTGTGCTTGGCTATGCCCCGCCGCTCTGCTGCACTGAAACGGAGATTGATGCGATCGTCGACCGCACGCGCATGACACTGGACGAGACGCTGGAGGACCCGGATGTGCGTCGGGCGCTGCAGGCCCGAGAATACCGCTAA
- a CDS encoding HAD-IA family hydrolase, with product MSKSLSEFKYLTFDVVGTLIDFECGLKACLAEIAGEVGCKIDGEQALTLYRAARYSEDAELFPDDLVRVYLAIAPDLGLPVDQKYGERLRDSAKSWRGFADSAAALASLAKDYRLVAMTNARRWAFDFFEKELGNPFYAAFTADDTKTEKPDPAFFEKVFDHVASEGHSKDDILHVAQSQYHDIGISRKLGLTNCWIERRHAEKGYGGTIEPAEFTAPDYHFTSMAALAEAVAAARA from the coding sequence GTGAGCAAGAGCCTTTCGGAATTCAAATACCTGACCTTCGACGTCGTCGGCACACTCATCGATTTCGAGTGCGGCCTCAAGGCCTGCCTTGCCGAGATCGCTGGCGAGGTGGGCTGCAAAATCGACGGCGAGCAGGCTCTCACTCTTTACCGCGCGGCCCGCTACTCCGAAGACGCCGAGCTCTTTCCGGACGACCTCGTTCGCGTCTATCTCGCGATCGCGCCCGACCTGGGCCTGCCCGTCGATCAAAAATACGGCGAGCGGCTGCGGGACTCGGCCAAGAGCTGGAGGGGGTTTGCAGACAGCGCCGCAGCGCTGGCAAGTCTTGCCAAAGATTACCGCCTTGTGGCGATGACCAACGCGCGCCGCTGGGCATTCGACTTCTTCGAAAAGGAACTGGGCAATCCCTTTTATGCCGCCTTCACCGCGGATGACACGAAGACCGAGAAGCCCGATCCCGCCTTCTTCGAGAAGGTGTTTGACCACGTTGCCTCTGAAGGACATTCAAAAGACGACATCCTGCACGTCGCCCAGAGCCAGTACCACGATATCGGGATCTCCAGGAAACTTGGGCTGACCAATTGCTGGATCGAGCGGCGGCATGCCGAGAAGGGCTACGGCGGCACGATCGAGCCGGCGGAATTCACCGCACCCGACTATCATTTCACGTCGATGGCAGCCCTCGCCGAGGCCGTAGCCGCCGCGCGAGCCTGA
- a CDS encoding ABC transporter substrate-binding protein, with product MNDKITNWTRSDDAMVESAIRRGATRRELLHMMLAGGVAMSAGGLVLGRAGKALAAAPVSGGALKAAGWSSSTADTLDPAKASLSTDYVRCCSFYNRLTFLDKSGTPQMELAEAIESKDAKTWTVKLKSGVTFHDGKPLTAEDVVFSLKRHLDPSVGSKVAKIAAQMTGFKAVDKQTVEITLANPNADLPTILAMHHFMIVADGTTDFTKANGTGAFVKEVFEPGVRSVGVKNKNYWKSGPNVDSFEYFAISDDNARVNALLAGDIHLAATINPRSMRLVEAQGDGFTLSKSTSGNYTNLNMRLDMEPGNKRDFIEGMKYLVNREQIVKSALRGLGEVGNDQPVSPANFYHNAELKPRAFDPEKAKFHFEKAGVLGQAIPIVASDAANSSIDMAMIIQAAGAEIGMKLDVERVPSDGYWDNYWLKAPIHFGNINPRPTPDILFSLLYTSDAPWNESQYKSEKFDKMLIEARGSLDQDKRKLIYNEMQGMVAQEAGTIIPAYISNVDATTAKLKGLEANPLGGQMGYAFAEYVWLEA from the coding sequence ATGAACGACAAGATCACCAATTGGACCAGGTCCGACGACGCCATGGTCGAAAGCGCCATCCGTCGTGGCGCCACCCGCCGCGAGTTGCTGCATATGATGCTCGCGGGCGGCGTGGCCATGTCCGCCGGCGGGCTTGTGCTCGGCCGTGCCGGCAAGGCGCTCGCCGCTGCGCCGGTTTCCGGCGGGGCGCTCAAGGCGGCCGGCTGGTCATCCTCGACCGCCGATACGCTCGACCCCGCCAAGGCGTCGCTTTCCACTGACTATGTCCGTTGCTGCTCCTTCTATAACCGCCTAACCTTCCTCGACAAGAGCGGCACACCGCAGATGGAGCTTGCCGAAGCGATCGAGAGCAAGGATGCGAAGACCTGGACGGTCAAGCTGAAGAGCGGCGTCACCTTCCATGACGGCAAGCCTCTAACCGCCGAGGACGTGGTGTTTTCGCTGAAACGTCATCTCGACCCTTCGGTCGGCTCGAAAGTCGCTAAAATCGCCGCACAGATGACAGGCTTCAAGGCGGTCGACAAGCAGACCGTCGAGATTACGCTCGCCAATCCGAATGCCGACCTGCCGACCATTCTTGCGATGCATCACTTCATGATCGTCGCCGATGGCACGACCGATTTCACCAAGGCCAATGGCACCGGCGCTTTCGTCAAGGAGGTCTTCGAACCGGGCGTGCGCTCGGTCGGGGTCAAGAACAAGAACTACTGGAAATCCGGCCCGAACGTCGATTCCTTCGAATATTTCGCGATCAGCGACGACAACGCCCGCGTCAACGCGCTGCTTGCCGGCGATATCCATCTCGCGGCAACGATCAATCCCCGCTCCATGCGCCTCGTCGAGGCCCAGGGCGACGGATTTACATTATCGAAGTCAACATCAGGAAATTACACCAATCTGAACATGCGATTGGACATGGAGCCTGGCAACAAGCGGGATTTCATCGAAGGCATGAAATATCTCGTCAACCGCGAGCAGATCGTCAAATCGGCGCTGCGTGGTCTCGGCGAGGTCGGCAATGATCAACCAGTTTCCCCCGCAAACTTCTATCACAATGCAGAGCTGAAGCCGCGGGCTTTTGATCCGGAAAAGGCCAAGTTCCACTTCGAAAAGGCTGGCGTCCTCGGGCAAGCCATTCCGATCGTCGCCTCCGATGCGGCGAACTCGTCGATCGACATGGCCATGATCATCCAGGCCGCCGGTGCCGAAATCGGCATGAAGCTCGATGTCGAGCGAGTGCCATCCGATGGCTACTGGGACAATTACTGGCTCAAGGCGCCGATCCACTTCGGCAATATCAACCCGCGGCCGACCCCTGATATCCTCTTCTCCCTCCTCTACACCTCGGACGCTCCGTGGAACGAAAGCCAATACAAGTCGGAGAAGTTCGACAAGATGCTCATCGAGGCGCGCGGCTCTCTCGATCAAGACAAGCGCAAGCTGATTTACAACGAGATGCAGGGCATGGTCGCTCAAGAAGCCGGTACTATCATTCCGGCCTATATCTCGAACGTCGATGCCACAACGGCCAAGCTGAAGGGCCTGGAAGCAAACCCGCTCGGTGGCCAGATGGGATATGCTTTTGCCGAATATGTCTGGCTTGAAGCCTGA
- the otnI gene encoding 2-oxo-tetronate isomerase encodes MPVFAANLTMMFNEWAFLDRFDAAADAGFSAVEYLFPYEAVPEAIAERLARNNLQQALFNLPPGDWAAGERGIAALPGRFDQLKADVGRALDYAAATGVKRLHLMAGIANPQDQDASSSYRRSVAYTAGRLGEEGIDLLLEPINGRNMPGYFLNDFAMAERLVAECGLPNLKLQFDIYHRQILHGDVAMALRRLLPVTGHIQIASVPSRNEPDGEELNYPYLFSEIDRLGYDGFIGCEYIPRGHTLDGLGWFAPFARS; translated from the coding sequence ATGCCAGTTTTCGCCGCCAACTTGACGATGATGTTCAATGAATGGGCCTTCCTCGACCGCTTCGATGCTGCAGCCGATGCTGGGTTTTCCGCCGTCGAATATCTTTTTCCCTACGAAGCAGTGCCGGAGGCCATCGCCGAACGGCTCGCCCGCAACAATCTGCAGCAGGCCTTGTTTAACCTGCCGCCAGGCGACTGGGCAGCAGGCGAGCGTGGCATCGCCGCCCTTCCCGGGCGGTTCGATCAGCTCAAAGCGGATGTCGGGCGCGCACTGGATTATGCGGCGGCTACAGGCGTCAAACGATTGCACCTGATGGCAGGCATCGCCAATCCTCAAGATCAGGACGCTTCTTCCTCCTACCGCCGATCCGTCGCCTACACCGCCGGCCGGCTCGGGGAAGAGGGCATCGACCTTCTGCTTGAGCCGATCAACGGGCGCAACATGCCGGGATACTTCCTCAACGACTTCGCCATGGCCGAGCGGTTGGTCGCCGAATGCGGCCTGCCGAACCTGAAGCTTCAATTCGACATCTATCACCGCCAGATCTTGCATGGCGACGTCGCCATGGCATTGCGGCGCCTGCTGCCGGTCACCGGACATATCCAGATCGCCAGCGTGCCGTCCCGCAACGAGCCGGACGGGGAGGAACTGAACTATCCCTACCTGTTCAGCGAAATCGACCGCCTGGGCTATGACGGGTTCATTGGCTGCGAATATATCCCGCGCGGCCACACGCTGGACGGTCTGGGCTGGTTCGCCCCTTTTGCACGGAGCTAG
- a CDS encoding ABC transporter permease: MNRQVLSLVVGRLFVAMVTLVIVSFAVFFATTLLPGDTATILLGQAATPEAVEGLRKAMHLDEPALFRFLRWSVGLLQGDLGTSYANEMPIAALIAGRFVNTLKLAGVTALFSVPIALTLGITAAMLRGTLYDRIVTVITIGVISVPEFMVATSAALIFAVYLKWLPALSFANEVHSLADLLRVYAMPVITLTFVVSAQMIRMTRAAVIETLNTPYVEMALLKGASRPRIVFRHALPNALGPIVNAVALSLSYLLGGVIIVETIFNYPGIAKLMLDGVATRDLPLIQSCAMIFCLGYLLLITIADIIAILSNPRLR, encoded by the coding sequence GTGAACCGCCAGGTCTTATCCCTTGTAGTGGGCAGATTGTTCGTCGCCATGGTCACCCTGGTGATCGTCTCCTTCGCCGTCTTCTTCGCGACAACGCTGTTGCCCGGAGATACGGCGACGATCCTGCTCGGACAGGCCGCCACGCCGGAAGCCGTGGAAGGCTTGCGCAAAGCCATGCATCTCGACGAACCGGCGCTTTTTCGTTTCCTTCGCTGGTCCGTCGGGCTGCTGCAAGGCGACCTCGGCACGTCCTATGCCAATGAAATGCCGATCGCTGCTCTCATAGCCGGCCGCTTCGTCAACACGCTGAAACTTGCCGGCGTCACCGCGCTTTTCTCCGTGCCGATCGCGCTCACGCTCGGGATCACTGCGGCAATGCTGCGCGGCACCCTTTATGATCGGATCGTCACCGTGATCACCATCGGCGTCATTTCCGTACCGGAATTCATGGTCGCGACCTCTGCCGCGCTCATCTTCGCCGTCTATCTGAAATGGCTGCCGGCCCTATCATTCGCAAATGAAGTTCACAGTCTGGCCGACCTGTTGCGTGTCTATGCCATGCCCGTGATCACCCTCACCTTCGTCGTCTCCGCCCAGATGATCCGGATGACGCGCGCGGCTGTTATCGAGACGCTCAACACGCCCTATGTTGAGATGGCATTGCTCAAGGGTGCCTCCCGGCCGCGCATCGTCTTTCGCCATGCGCTGCCGAATGCGCTCGGCCCCATCGTCAATGCGGTTGCGCTGTCGCTTTCCTATCTGCTCGGAGGCGTCATCATCGTCGAGACCATTTTCAACTATCCCGGTATCGCCAAGCTGATGCTGGATGGCGTCGCCACGCGTGATCTGCCGCTGATCCAGAGCTGCGCGATGATCTTCTGCCTTGGCTACCTGCTCCTGATCACCATCGCCGATATCATCGCCATCCTTTCAAACCCGAGGCTACGATGA
- a CDS encoding ABC transporter permease: MTMSHSETASGRLSGTRFGYRFNIVGAIGLAIILSWALVAIFAPLIIPYPVGEIVDLDYFGPMSRELWLGSDYLGRDMLSRILMGARYTVGISLAAVTIACFSGVVLGMIAAVAGGWLDTILSRFLDALNSIPSKLFGLVVVAAVGSSVPVLIMTLSVIYIPGAYRFARALAVNINAMDFITVARIRGESTLYLIRSEILPNIVGPVLADLGIRFVFIVLLLSGLSFLGLGVQPPYADWGALVRENVGGLPFGAPAVMFPSFAIASLTISVNLLIDNLPQKIRDRSES, translated from the coding sequence ATGACCATGTCCCATTCCGAAACCGCCTCCGGCCGGCTGTCCGGAACCCGGTTTGGCTATCGCTTCAACATCGTCGGCGCGATCGGCCTTGCCATCATCCTCTCGTGGGCGCTCGTGGCAATCTTTGCACCGTTGATCATCCCCTATCCGGTCGGCGAGATTGTCGATCTCGACTATTTCGGCCCGATGAGCCGTGAACTCTGGCTCGGCTCCGATTATCTCGGCCGCGACATGCTCTCGCGGATTCTGATGGGTGCGCGCTATACGGTCGGCATCTCGCTGGCGGCGGTCACGATCGCCTGCTTCAGCGGCGTGGTGCTCGGCATGATCGCAGCGGTCGCCGGCGGTTGGCTCGATACAATCCTCAGCCGGTTCCTCGACGCACTCAACTCCATCCCGAGCAAGCTGTTCGGACTAGTGGTCGTGGCTGCCGTCGGCTCCTCCGTCCCGGTGCTGATCATGACGCTGTCGGTGATCTACATCCCCGGCGCCTACCGTTTCGCCCGGGCGCTTGCCGTCAACATCAATGCAATGGATTTCATCACGGTTGCGCGCATCCGCGGTGAAAGTACCCTCTATCTCATTCGCTCGGAGATCCTCCCCAACATCGTCGGGCCGGTGCTTGCCGACCTCGGCATTCGTTTTGTCTTCATCGTTCTGCTGCTGTCTGGATTGTCCTTCCTTGGCCTCGGCGTCCAGCCGCCCTATGCCGATTGGGGGGCACTCGTGCGCGAGAACGTCGGCGGCCTGCCATTCGGCGCGCCGGCGGTGATGTTTCCCTCATTTGCCATCGCCAGCCTCACGATCAGCGTCAACTTGCTGATCGACAACCTGCCGCAGAAGATCCGCGACCGGAGCGAGTCATGA
- a CDS encoding ABC transporter ATP-binding protein: MSNFIEIRDLKVEATTDSGRRVEIIKGVSLDIAEGEIVALIGESGSGKTTIALTLMGHTRPGCRISAGSVSVSGKDMVALSEKQRAKLRGTQVAYVPQSAAAAFNPATSIMDQVIEVTRIHQLMSPEDARIRAIELFRALSLPEPETIGSRYPHQVSGGQLQRLAAAMALIGDPTLVIFDEPTTALDVTTQIEVLRAFKSVMKKGGISGVYVSHDLAVVAQIADRIVVLKDGETQETGTTEEILNDAKHPYTRQLLAAFEPKPRGAASPAENATAPLLKIEDVVAGYGQRQADGLPLVRAVEHVSLIVERGRNLGIIGESGCGKSTLARTIAGILPAAVGKIVFDGTELRSSARERSREQLREMQIVFQYADTALNPAKSVEDILARPLVFYHGMDRKARSARIDQLLDMVHLPRNLRHRRPGELSGGQKQRVNFARALAADPKLILCDEITSALDTVVAAAVIDLLKELQRELGLSYIFISHDLSVVEAICDEIVVMYGGRKVEEITSSTVKTPQHPYSQLLFSSVPTLDPAWLDGLQQDPELVRTYCRH; encoded by the coding sequence ATGAGCAACTTCATAGAAATCCGTGACCTCAAGGTCGAAGCAACCACCGATTCCGGCCGACGTGTCGAGATCATCAAAGGCGTCAGTCTCGATATTGCCGAGGGCGAGATCGTCGCGTTGATCGGCGAGAGCGGCTCGGGCAAAACCACGATCGCCCTGACCCTCATGGGCCATACCCGCCCGGGCTGTCGCATTTCCGCGGGCAGTGTTTCGGTCAGCGGCAAGGATATGGTTGCGCTCAGCGAAAAGCAGCGCGCCAAACTACGCGGCACCCAGGTCGCTTACGTGCCGCAATCGGCCGCAGCCGCCTTCAACCCTGCCACATCGATCATGGATCAGGTGATCGAGGTCACGCGTATTCATCAGCTGATGTCGCCGGAAGATGCCCGAATCCGGGCGATCGAACTCTTCCGGGCGCTGTCCCTGCCCGAACCGGAAACGATCGGCAGCCGTTATCCGCACCAGGTTTCCGGCGGACAGCTGCAGCGTCTGGCTGCCGCCATGGCGCTCATCGGCGACCCGACGCTTGTCATCTTCGACGAGCCGACGACCGCGCTTGACGTGACGACCCAGATCGAAGTCCTGCGTGCTTTCAAATCGGTCATGAAGAAAGGCGGCATATCAGGCGTCTATGTCTCGCACGACCTCGCCGTCGTCGCACAAATCGCCGACCGCATCGTGGTGTTGAAAGACGGGGAGACCCAGGAAACCGGCACAACCGAAGAAATCCTCAACGATGCGAAGCACCCCTATACCCGGCAATTGCTCGCAGCCTTCGAACCGAAACCGCGAGGCGCGGCAAGTCCTGCAGAGAACGCGACGGCGCCGCTCCTGAAGATCGAGGACGTCGTCGCTGGCTATGGGCAGCGCCAGGCTGACGGACTTCCCCTCGTTCGTGCGGTCGAACACGTAAGCCTGATAGTGGAAAGAGGGCGCAATCTCGGCATCATCGGGGAATCCGGTTGCGGCAAGTCGACGCTTGCTCGCACCATCGCCGGGATACTGCCGGCCGCAGTCGGCAAGATCGTCTTCGACGGCACGGAATTGCGCAGCAGCGCGCGTGAGCGCTCACGTGAGCAGTTGCGCGAAATGCAGATCGTTTTCCAATATGCCGATACCGCGCTCAACCCGGCGAAATCTGTCGAGGACATCCTGGCCAGGCCGCTGGTCTTTTACCACGGCATGGATCGAAAGGCACGGAGCGCCCGGATCGATCAATTGCTCGACATGGTGCACCTGCCCCGCAACCTGCGCCATCGCCGGCCTGGCGAACTCTCGGGCGGGCAGAAGCAGCGTGTCAACTTCGCCCGCGCCCTTGCCGCCGATCCGAAGCTGATCCTCTGCGACGAGATTACCTCGGCGCTCGACACGGTGGTCGCCGCCGCAGTCATCGATCTGCTCAAGGAGTTGCAACGCGAACTCGGCCTCTCCTACATCTTCATCAGCCACGACCTCTCGGTGGTGGAGGCGATCTGCGACGAAATCGTTGTGATGTACGGAGGCCGCAAGGTCGAGGAAATCACCTCCTCGACGGTGAAGACGCCGCAACACCCCTATTCTCAACTGCTCTTTTCATCGGTGCCAACGCTCGATCCGGCTTGGCTCGACGGGCTCCAGCAGGATCCGGAACTGGTGCGGACCTATTGCCGGCACTGA